The Pseudodesulfovibrio sediminis genome includes the window GAAACAGAACGCCGCCCGACGCATCAAGGCCATGGGTAACGGGAAGTAGGCTGGGGCTAGCCCTTCACAAGCCGATTTCTGCCCTCTGATTTGGCTTGATACAGCAACTTGTCAGCCTGTGAAATCATGGAACTGACAGATCCGAGAATCGTGGCATCGCATAACCCCATGGAAAGTGTCACCTTGAGATCGGGATGATATTCCTCCCACGGATATGCTTCAATGGCCTGCCGAATATTCTCGCAGGACACTGCGGCATGTTCCTTGTTGGTATGAGCAAAGAGCACCACGAACTCTTCGCCGCCATACCGGGCCACGACATCACTCTTGCGGGTATTCTTTTCAAACAGTTCGGCCACTTTTTCCAGAACCAGATCGCCGATCTCGTGCGAAAATGTATCATTGATCTGCTTGAAATGATCCAGATCACCGACCATGACTGACAGGGGTTGTTCATACCGGGTTGCGCTTTCGTAGTAGTGCATGGCCTGTTCATCAAAATGACGACGATTGTACAGGCCGGTGAGCGGGTCCTTGATCGCCAGCTCCCGCAACTCCGTATGCGCCCGGGCCAACTCCACATTCATTTCGTTAAATGACTCCGCCAGCTCGCCCAACTCGTCATTGGAAGTGACCTCCACCTGCCAGACCTCTTCACGATGTTCATGCATGAGCTTGACCGCGGTCGTCAGGTCGGTGACGGCCTTGCTCAAACGTCGGCCAAACACCACTCCAAGGACCAACGACAGCCCTATCGCTATAAGGGCGCCCCGAATCAGTGATTGCTTCACCGCGCCGAGATAGCGCATGTCCTGAGGGGTAAAGACCTCATCTCCGATAGTTGAACCAAGCGCGACAACCTCTCCCTTCAACTCGATGGGAACGGCTTCCTCCATGACGGCAGCCGACACCTTTTCTCCCACCTTCAGCCCTCCGGCGGGCATGACGACCACACCGTCCGCATCCAGAAGCAGGAGTTTGAATGGAGGCTGCTCCCACCTGTCCACCAAAGGCGGTGTCCCCTTCGCAGGGGGCCGTTTGTCCTGTTGCAGTCGATGATTTCGACGCACATAGGTGTCAAATTCTTCGGATGCCAACGCTTCTTTCAAGCCGCCGTACAGTCCGATGTACCCGAGTACATCCTCCTGAAACGATGCGAAAACACGAGTTCTGGAGACCTCCTGAAAATCGCTTTTCACCATATAATAGTCGATGTACCCGACAATACCGCAACTGAATA containing:
- a CDS encoding GGDEF domain-containing protein, translated to MVKSDFQEVSRTRVFASFQEDVLGYIGLYGGLKEALASEEFDTYVRRNHRLQQDKRPPAKGTPPLVDRWEQPPFKLLLLDADGVVVMPAGGLKVGEKVSAAVMEEAVPIELKGEVVALGSTIGDEVFTPQDMRYLGAVKQSLIRGALIAIGLSLVLGVVFGRRLSKAVTDLTTAVKLMHEHREEVWQVEVTSNDELGELAESFNEMNVELARAHTELRELAIKDPLTGLYNRRHFDEQAMHYYESATRYEQPLSVMVGDLDHFKQINDTFSHEIGDLVLEKVAELFEKNTRKSDVVARYGGEEFVVLFAHTNKEHAAVSCENIRQAIEAYPWEEYHPDLKVTLSMGLCDATILGSVSSMISQADKLLYQAKSEGRNRLVKG